One Rhodococcus sp. P1Y DNA window includes the following coding sequences:
- a CDS encoding glutamate ABC transporter substrate-binding protein, which translates to MRINRPIRIAAGIAALAVVATACGGNEERSVSSSAENGSLIVGIKYDQPGLGLRNPDGSFSGFDVEVAKYVADKLGVPEDKIEFKEAPSAQRETLIQNGEVDYIVATYSITDTRKEKVGFAGPYFVAGQSLLVADGNTDITGPDTLAGKKLCSVTGSTPAQKIADEYPDVQLQPFDTYSACVESLRNGAIDAVTTDDIILAGYAAQYPGELKVVGEPFTTENYGIGLAKDDTEGRNQINDAIEEMVSSGAWEEAFNETVGASGYTLPAAPTVDRY; encoded by the coding sequence GTGAGAATCAATCGTCCCATCCGCATCGCAGCGGGTATCGCCGCACTCGCCGTCGTCGCGACCGCCTGTGGCGGCAACGAGGAACGAAGCGTCTCGTCGAGTGCAGAGAACGGCAGTCTCATCGTCGGCATCAAGTACGACCAGCCCGGACTCGGTCTGCGTAACCCGGACGGATCGTTCAGCGGCTTCGACGTCGAGGTTGCCAAGTACGTAGCCGACAAGCTCGGGGTCCCCGAGGACAAGATCGAGTTCAAGGAAGCCCCATCGGCCCAGCGCGAGACGCTGATTCAGAACGGCGAGGTCGACTACATCGTCGCCACGTACTCCATCACGGACACCCGCAAGGAAAAGGTCGGATTCGCCGGACCTTACTTCGTTGCGGGACAGTCTCTCCTCGTCGCCGACGGCAACACCGACATCACCGGTCCCGACACCCTCGCGGGCAAGAAACTGTGCTCGGTGACCGGATCGACTCCCGCCCAGAAGATCGCCGACGAGTACCCCGACGTTCAGCTTCAGCCGTTCGACACCTACTCCGCGTGTGTCGAATCTCTGCGCAACGGTGCAATCGACGCTGTCACCACGGACGACATCATCCTGGCAGGCTACGCCGCTCAGTACCCAGGTGAACTGAAGGTCGTGGGCGAACCGTTCACCACCGAGAACTACGGCATCGGCCTCGCGAAAGACGACACCGAGGGCCGAAACCAGATCAACGACGCGATCGAGGAAATGGTCTCGAGCGGCGCGTGGGAAGAAGCGTTCAACGAGACCGTCGGCGCCTCGGGATACACGCTGCCCGCCGCGCCGACCGTCGACCGCTACTGA
- the gluA gene encoding amino acid ABC transporter ATP-binding protein, whose product MISLKSVDKHFGDLHVLKDINLEVPAGQVVIVLGPSGSGKSTLCRTINRLEPIDSGTIEVDGSVLPAEGKALAALRADVGMVFQSFNLFAHKTILENVMLAPQKVRKLKKDEAHKTAQALLERVGIANQADKYPAQLSGGQQQRVAIARSLAMNPKVMLFDEPTSALDPEMVNEVLDVMTSLAKEGMTMLVVTHEMGFARKAGDRVIFMADGAVVEDTDPETFFTAPKSERAKDFLGKILGH is encoded by the coding sequence ATGATCTCCCTGAAATCGGTAGACAAGCACTTCGGTGATCTCCACGTTCTCAAAGACATCAACCTCGAAGTACCGGCCGGCCAGGTCGTCATCGTTCTCGGTCCGTCCGGATCTGGAAAGTCGACACTATGCCGCACGATCAACCGTCTGGAGCCGATCGATTCGGGGACCATCGAGGTCGACGGATCTGTGCTTCCGGCGGAAGGGAAGGCCCTGGCCGCACTACGCGCCGACGTAGGCATGGTTTTCCAGTCCTTCAACCTCTTTGCGCACAAGACGATCCTCGAGAATGTGATGCTCGCGCCGCAGAAGGTGCGCAAACTCAAGAAGGACGAGGCCCACAAGACGGCGCAGGCCTTGCTCGAGCGAGTCGGGATTGCCAACCAGGCCGACAAGTACCCAGCTCAGCTGTCCGGTGGTCAGCAACAGCGTGTCGCCATCGCCCGCTCGCTCGCGATGAACCCCAAGGTCATGTTGTTCGACGAGCCGACCTCGGCCCTCGATCCCGAGATGGTCAACGAGGTGCTCGACGTCATGACCTCGCTCGCGAAGGAGGGAATGACGATGCTCGTCGTCACCCACGAGATGGGCTTCGCGCGCAAGGCAGGCGATCGCGTCATCTTCATGGCCGACGGCGCCGTCGTCGAGGACACCGATCCCGAAACCTTCTTCACCGCACCGAAATCCGAACGCGCCAAGGACTTCCTGGGCAAGATCCTCGGTCACTGA
- a CDS encoding amino acid ABC transporter permease: MSDAVAVLYDVPGPKAKARYRILSGVVLLVSLGIAFLIYLALDSKGQLTAAKWEPFVTSSTWTTYLLPGIQGTLVAAALSIVFALILGAVLGIGRLSDHNWVRIVSGVFVELFRAVPVLILMIFLYAVYAEYEVFKVRYLALAAVVTGLTLYNGSVIAEIVRAGVNSLPKGQTEAASALGMRKGQVMRIVLLPQAVTAMLPAIISQMVVALKDSALGYLIGYVEVVRAGQQVGAFYGNYLPSLIIVALIMIVINSLLTKLATVVEGRMRQKKRKTGGTVVPAQDFGGGPAGAA, encoded by the coding sequence ATGAGTGATGCCGTAGCAGTTCTCTACGATGTGCCTGGCCCGAAAGCCAAGGCGCGCTACCGCATTCTGTCCGGTGTCGTTCTTCTGGTTTCCCTTGGAATCGCCTTCCTCATCTATCTGGCGCTCGATTCGAAAGGCCAGCTGACGGCCGCGAAGTGGGAGCCGTTCGTCACCTCGAGTACATGGACCACGTATCTACTGCCAGGCATTCAAGGCACGCTGGTGGCCGCTGCGCTGTCGATCGTGTTCGCGTTGATTCTCGGTGCGGTTCTCGGGATCGGCAGGCTGTCCGACCACAATTGGGTTCGGATCGTCAGCGGTGTCTTCGTCGAGCTCTTCCGCGCGGTGCCCGTACTGATCCTGATGATCTTCCTGTACGCGGTGTACGCCGAGTACGAGGTCTTCAAAGTTCGCTACCTTGCGCTCGCCGCAGTGGTCACCGGCCTGACGCTCTACAACGGATCGGTTATCGCCGAAATCGTTCGTGCTGGGGTCAATTCGCTCCCGAAGGGCCAGACCGAGGCGGCATCCGCGCTCGGCATGCGCAAGGGCCAGGTCATGCGGATCGTTCTGCTGCCCCAAGCGGTGACTGCGATGCTGCCCGCCATCATCTCGCAGATGGTGGTGGCGCTGAAGGACTCCGCACTCGGTTATCTGATCGGCTACGTCGAAGTCGTTCGCGCCGGCCAGCAAGTCGGTGCCTTCTACGGAAACTACCTACCGTCGCTCATCATCGTCGCGCTCATCATGATCGTCATCAACTCGTTGCTGACCAAGCTTGCGACGGTGGTCGAAGGACGCATGCGTCAGAAGAAGCGCAAGACCGGCGGGACCGTAGTTCCCGCGCAGGACTTCGGCGGAGGACCCGCAGGCGCTGCGTGA
- a CDS encoding regulatory protein RecX, which translates to MEPEQDGGGTEAQAKDVCLRLLTDRARSRHELETRLAKKGFSAAIATAVLDRLAAAKLVDDAAFAEQWVHSRHTYAGKGKNALSRELREKGVSPEHSVAALDQIEPEDERERAIELVRKKCRTVSLPDSADPDARAERDKVVRRLVGMLARRGYSQGMAFAVVKEQLDELGAETEDFDGERYG; encoded by the coding sequence GTGGAGCCGGAACAAGACGGCGGCGGAACCGAAGCGCAGGCGAAAGATGTCTGCCTTCGGTTGCTGACCGACCGGGCCCGCAGTAGGCACGAACTCGAAACCAGGTTGGCCAAGAAGGGATTCAGTGCCGCAATCGCTACCGCGGTGCTGGATCGCTTGGCCGCCGCGAAGTTGGTCGATGACGCAGCATTCGCGGAACAATGGGTACATTCGCGCCACACTTACGCGGGCAAAGGCAAGAACGCGCTGAGCCGCGAGCTTCGTGAAAAGGGTGTCAGCCCCGAACACTCCGTTGCCGCGCTCGATCAGATCGAGCCGGAAGACGAGCGCGAACGCGCAATCGAGTTGGTGCGCAAGAAGTGTCGCACTGTATCCTTGCCCGACTCCGCCGACCCGGACGCACGCGCCGAGCGCGACAAGGTGGTTCGCCGGTTGGTGGGCATGCTCGCGCGCCGCGGTTATTCGCAGGGTATGGCGTTCGCGGTGGTCAAAGAGCAGCTCGACGAGTTGGGCGCAGAAACCGAAGACTTCGACGGTGAACGTTACGGGTGA
- a CDS encoding amino acid ABC transporter permease, producing MNLLSKYGDQLVDAFIMTIKLTVLSAIGALIIGTIIAAMRVSPIPVARAIATAYVTIFRNTPLTLIILFTSFGLYQTMGVALAPENSSSFLVDNNFRLAILGLSVYTASFVAESLRSGINTVPVGQAEAGRSLGMTFTQNITIVVLPQAFRAVIGPLGSVLIALTKNTTIASVIGVAEASLLMKTMIENEAAIFAVGGLFALGFVVLTLPTGLLFGYLSKRLAVK from the coding sequence TTGAACCTATTGAGCAAGTACGGCGATCAACTCGTCGACGCGTTCATCATGACGATCAAATTGACGGTTCTGTCCGCGATCGGCGCACTGATCATCGGTACGATCATCGCGGCGATGCGTGTCTCCCCTATTCCGGTCGCCCGTGCAATCGCGACCGCGTACGTCACGATCTTTCGTAACACTCCGCTGACTCTGATCATTCTCTTCACCTCGTTCGGTCTCTACCAGACCATGGGTGTCGCGCTCGCCCCGGAAAATTCGTCCTCGTTTCTCGTCGACAACAATTTCCGGCTCGCCATACTCGGATTGAGTGTGTACACGGCGTCGTTCGTCGCCGAGTCTCTTCGTTCGGGTATCAACACCGTTCCCGTCGGCCAAGCGGAAGCCGGCAGGTCACTCGGCATGACGTTCACCCAGAACATCACGATCGTCGTCCTCCCCCAGGCGTTTCGGGCTGTCATCGGACCCCTGGGAAGTGTGCTGATCGCCCTGACCAAGAACACCACCATTGCATCGGTGATCGGCGTGGCCGAGGCATCGCTGCTCATGAAGACGATGATCGAGAACGAGGCAGCGATCTTCGCCGTCGGTGGTCTCTTCGCCCTCGGCTTCGTCGTCCTGACGCTGCCGACCGGACTGCTGTTCGGCTACCTCAGCAAGCGATTGGCGGTGAAGTGA